A section of the Hevea brasiliensis isolate MT/VB/25A 57/8 chromosome 17, ASM3005281v1, whole genome shotgun sequence genome encodes:
- the LOC110647884 gene encoding uncharacterized protein LOC110647884 — translation MSHQQSAKMENSPANERKNSSEFSVVKLEEGVDDQNQTPMKNKRMKVEHCAACGDVGFQEVAVTCDCFNARENEYCTHYNSLAIPEIWFCEKCCNSDHLGLPEFSPRGTSFDSLCSSPIGVAIHGNKEIPSGQEEPTHAGDDAFSYGKAKQVINGISTVKSHCPTKFSGKKAEQASNETSCPSFSIKTPSFSLNHSGNEAEKTTDGRLSLNSLTDKPTQLPKSSGMKAEQATYEGLWSFFLPPEPLSFTHDGKKAEEAIKDGVSLSSLTTKPPPPPRHSRKKLSGEKHYLDDEPKTSDIQAKPVKYNLLQFEKYPSNHPKLEAVWNGSFGVLDTVFPGNGCFRAHLPQCPWIIDSRAYQVAKQMPKVLQFELRPRCNIWAEIFKNDFAFGCDISLYFFPGNSERSIQQFGHLWSFIDKEDLVMRTCMNGFELLVFSSKRLRYADELKWISFLWGVFRFAKKEHVSASVSNNKISEAHASGVGTASKQLPRKKTKRFNSLEVPPGFFRKSASEDALEESFDASNLVEVPVRSHPAVSRSAAHWARVARRRRPGKPNKTP, via the exons ATGTCTCACCAACAATCGGCTAAAATGGAAAATTCACCAGCAAATGAGAGAAAAAATTCTTCAGAATTTTCTGTCGTGAAATTAGAAGAGGGAGTCGACGATCAGAATCAGACCCCCATGAAGAACAAGAGGATGAAG GTTGAACACTGTGCTGCATGTGGTGATGTTGGCTTTCAGGAAGTTGCTGTGACCTGTGATTGCTTCAATGCTCGTGAAAATGA ATATTGCACACATTACAACAGCTTGGCAATTCCAGAAATTTGGTTTTGTGAAAAATGTTGCAATAGCGATCACTTAGGTTTACCAGAATTCAGTCCAAGGGGAACTTCTTTTGATTCTTTGTGTTCAAGCCCCATTGGGGTGGCTATCCATGGGAACAAAGAGATTCCTTCAGGTCAGGAAGAACCAACTCATGCTGGAGATGATGCATTTTCATATGGGAAGGCAAAGCAAGTAATCAATGGAATCTCTACAGTGAAATCTCACTGCCCTACAAAGTTTTCTGGCAAGAAGGCAGAGCAAGCATCTAATGAAACATCATGCCCATCTTTCTCAATAAAGACACCTTCATTTTCTCTGAACCATTCAGGCAACGAGGCTGAAAAAACTACTGATGGCAGACTGTCTCTGAATTCTCTAACAGATAAACCTACACAGCTGCCTAAGTCTTCAGGCATGAAGGCAGAACAAGCAACTTATGAAGGATTGTGGTCATTTTTCTTACCACCAGAACCTCTGTCCTTCACGCATGATGGTAAGAAGGCAGAGGAAGCAATCAAGGACGGGGTTTCTCTATCTTCTTTAACGACGAAACCCCCACCACCCCCTAGGCATTCAAGGAAGAAGCTTTCAG GTGAAAAACACTACCTTGATGATGAACCCAAAACTTCTGACATCCAAGCAAAGCCTGTCAAGTATAATCTGCTTCAGTTTGAGAAATACCCTTCAAACCATCCTAAGCTTGAAGCTGTATGGAA TGGAAGCTTTGGGGTTCTTGATACGGTGTTCCCTGGAAATGGTTGTTTTAGGGCTCATCTTCCTCAGTGTCCATGGATTATTGATAGTAGAGCGTATCAGGTTGCCAAGCAAATGCCCAAAGTACTACAGTTTGAGCTGCGACCTCGTTGCAACATTTGGGCTGAGATCTTTAAGAATGATTTTGCTTTTGGTTGTGACATTTCACTTTATTTTTTTCCTGGAAATTCAGAGAG GTCTATACAGCAATTTGGTCACCTGTGGTCATTCATTGATAAAGAAGATCTAGTGATGAGGACTTGCATGAATGGATTTGAGTTATTAGTATTCTCATCTAAGCGATTGCGCTATGCTGATG AGTTAAAATGGATATCCTTCCTATGGGGAGTGTTCCGTTTTGCAAAAAAAGAACATGTCTCTGCTAGCGTATCCAACAATAAGATATCTGAAGCTCATGCCTCTGGAGTTGGAACTGCAAGTAAACAGCTCCCAAGGAAGAAAACTAAAAGGTTCAACAGCCTTGAAGTTCCTCCTGGGTTCTTTAGGAAATCTGCTAGTGAGGATGCTCTTGAGGAAAGCTTTGATGCCTCTAATCTAGTGGAAGTTCCAGTGAGAAGTCATCCG GCTGTTTCTCGTAGCGCAGCCCATTGGGCTCGGGTTGCTCGTCGTAGGAGACCTGGCAAGCCCAACAAAACACCATGA